From Argopecten irradians isolate NY chromosome 12, Ai_NY, whole genome shotgun sequence, one genomic window encodes:
- the LOC138336699 gene encoding uncharacterized protein encodes MPSPIKMDHDTVGMDDGKGAGVASGGPGDKQVKPGVKIDPESPTMSDDDMIRHLLSKGKYVISTKGTVDGTGIKPSVIPPLDRGRSSSISFLNSTSNDGTSSFSGNRSHTVPKIPPFSGDDPPMKGDISYMEWRFEIRSLDRDPDVSPSLLIQAIRRSLRGTARRMIMTLGEGSTVPQILSKLDSLFGDTSTHGMVMQEFFNSKQRPDECVVNFGCRLESLLQTAIDNGSLHRSAKNDLLRHKFWTSLYSDQLRSQTRHKYDSITSYDQLLREIRMVEKEINISKQDTVHSTDNKKKVKSQSHSVTCELEQQQVTTNPSEISKDFQNKLKDVEDRLSARIDQKFDQILSKLGNTEHGKSGQGHNKGQGQRSNRGRGYRGNRNNPKSGQDKGKSKEHPNN; translated from the coding sequence aTGCCCAGTCCAATAAAGATGGATCATGATACAGTAGGTATGGATGATGGGAAGGGAGCTGGAGTAGCTTCTGGCGGCCCAGGGGATAAACAGGTTAAACCTGGGGTCAAAATTGATCCCGAATCACCTacaatgtctgatgatgacatGATTAGACATCTCTTGTCCAAAGGGAAATATGTTATATCCACTAAGGGTACTGTGGATGGAACTGGTATTAAACCATCAGTTATTCCCCCCTTGGATAGAGGGAGATCTAgttctatttcatttttaaatagcACAAGTAATGATGGCACTTCATCATTTTCGGGTAATAGGTCCCATACTGTACCCAAGATTCCACCATTTTCTGGGGATGACCCTCCCATGAAAGGGGACATATCCTATATGGAGTGGAGATTTGAGATCAGGAGTTTGGACAGAGACCCAGATGTCTCTCCCAGCTTGTTGATTCAGGCGATCCGTCGGTCGTTGCGTGGTACTGCGCGACGTATGATTATGACGTTAGGGGAGGGGTCTACTGTACCACAGATTTTGTCCAAATTAGATTCTTTATTTGGCGATACATCAACTCATGGTATGGTCATGCAggaattttttaattcaaaacaaagACCTGATGAGTGTGTTGTCAATTTTGGGTGTCGATTGGAATCACTATTACAGACAGCGATAGATAATGGTTCCTTACACAGGTCGGCAAAAAATGATCTCTTGCGTCACAAATTTTGGACGTCATTATACTCGGATCAGTTACGGAGTCAGACTAGGCATAAATATGACTCGATAACGAGTTATGACCAACTATTGCGAGAAATCCGCATGGTggaaaaagaaatcaatatttctaaaCAGGATACTGTACATTCCACTGATAACAAGAAAAAGGTTAAGAGCCAGAGTCACTCTGTTACTTGTGAACTTGAACAGCAACAGGTAACTACTAATCCTTCAGAGATTAGCAAGGACTTTCAGAATAAACTCAAAGATGTTGAGGACAGACTCTCGGCTAGAATCGATCAAAAATTTGATCAGATTCTCTCCAAACTTGGTAATACGGAGCATGGCAAATCAGGCCAAGGTCATAATAAGGGTCAAGGACAGAGGTCAAATAGAGGTCGTGGTTACCGGGGTAACCGGAACAATCCTAAATCAGGTCAGGATAAGGGTAAGTCCAAGGAGCACCCAAACAACTAG